A single genomic interval of Cucumis sativus cultivar 9930 chromosome 5, Cucumber_9930_V3, whole genome shotgun sequence harbors:
- the LOC105435478 gene encoding amino acid transporter AVT1I: MERQVLMNNEGATLFRTCLNGLNALSGVGLLSIPFALSEGGWISLIALFILATICYYMGILLHRCMELKPHIKTYPDVGALAFGSPGRVIVAIFVYLESYLVAVEFLIMGGDGLERLFPNEGFRVGGVRIDGRKMYMMVTALVILPTTWPRSFGALAYISFGGILGSICLTFCVLWAAVVDGVGFKQKGAVLKFQGLPTTLSLFTFCYCAHVVFPSLRSSMRNKTHFSKVLLVSFMLSTINYSSMAILGYLMYGENIESQITLSLPQHKINTKIAIFTSLVNPLSKYGSIMYPIAHAIEDSSPLLATPVMSITIRTLLLVTTLIVAMSIPFFAYVMAFIGAFAGVATSIMIPCICYLKINQDVRKFGWKLMFISLIMLMGSCIGVVGTYTSIKEVIKRLQN, translated from the exons GTGTGGGGTTGTTATCAATCCCTTTTGCCCTTTCAGAAGGAGGGTGGATAAGTTTAATTGCTCTCTTCATTTTGGCAACCATATGTTACTACATGGGCATACTTCTCCATCGGTGCATGGAACTAAAACCGCATATAAAAACTTACCCGGACGTGGGGGCATTGGCGTTCGGAAGCCCCGGAAGAGTAATAGTCGCAATATTTGTTTATCTAGAATCATATTTGGTTGCAGTTGAGTTTTTGATAATGGGAGGAGATGGATTAGAAAGGCTATTTCCAAATGAAGGTTTTAGAGTAGGGGGTGTAAGAATTGATGGAAGGAAGATGTATATGATGGTGACTGCACTAGTAATATTACCAACTACATGGCCAAGGAGTTTTGGAGCTTTGGCTTATATTTCATTTGGTGGCATTTTGGGTTCAATTTGTTTGACTTTTTGTGTCTTGTGGGCAGCTGTAGTAGACGGTGTTGGATTCAAACAAAAGGGTGctgttttaaaatttcaaggaTTACCAACTACTCTAAGCTTATTTACCTTTTGTTATTGTGCACATGTTGTTTTCCCTTCTCTTCGCTCTTCTATGAGGAATAAAACCCATTTCTCAAAG GTTCTATTGGTTTCGTTCATGTTAAGCACAATAAATTATAGTTCGATGGCCATTTTGGGATATCTAATGTATGGAGAGAACATTGAGTCCCAAATAACCTTAAGTCTTCCTCAACATAAAATCAATACCAAAATAGCAATTTTTACAAGCCTCGTCAATCCTCTTTCAAAATATGGTTCTATAATGTATCCAATTGCCCATGCCATTGAAGATTCATCTCCACTTTTAGCAACTCCTGTGATGTCAATTACAATTAGAACGCTACTACTTGTCACCACTCTCATTGTGGCTATGTCAATTCCGTTTTTTGCATATGTGATGGCATTTATAGGTGCATTTGCTGGTGTTGCAACCTCCATTATGATTCCATGCATTTGCTACCTCAAGATTAATCAAGATGTACGTAAATTTGGATGGAAATTAATGTTCATTAGTTTGATTATGTTGATGGGATCATGTATTGGAGTTGTGGGTACTTATACTTCAATAAAAGAAGTTATAAAACGATTACAAAATTGA
- the LOC101219479 gene encoding probable aldo-keto reductase 1 produces MAEGQGVQIPRVQLGSQGLEVSKLGFGCMGLTGVYNSCLSDEDGISILKEAFNRGITFFDTADVYGPHSNEILVGKALKRLPREKVQIATKFGITRIGSSMTVNGTPEYVRSCCEASLKRLDIDYIDLYYQHRTDTSTSIEETMGELKKLVEEGKIKYIGLSEASPDTIKRAHAIHPITALQMEWSVWTRDIEEEIVPLCRELGIGIVPYSPLGRGFFAGKAVVESLPVGSHLATHPRFVEENLEKNKHIYTRIEKLAEKHQCSPAQLALAWVLEQGDDVVPIPGTTKIKNLDQNIGSLTVRLNKDDRNEISEAVPESEVAGNRTYDNMVHTTWKYAITPKVNDIST; encoded by the exons ATGGCAGAGGGGCAAGGAGTTCAAATTCCTAGGGTGCAACTTGGAAGTCAGGGACTTGAG GTCTCAAAATTGGGATTTGGATGTATGGGCTTGACTGGAGTCTACAATTCTTGTTTATCTGATGAAGATGGTATCTCAATACTAAAGGAGGCTTTCAATAGGGGAATCACTTTTTTCGATACAGCAGATGTATATGGACCCCACTCCAATGAAATCCTGGTTGGAAAG GCACTGAAACGGTTACCAAGAGAAAAGGTTCAGATTGCCACTAAGTTTGGAATTACAAGGATTGGAAGTTCAATGACAGTAAATGGAACCCCAGAGTATGTGCGGTCATGTTGTGAGGCTAGCTTGAAACGACTTGATATAGATTACATTGATCTCTATTATCAACATCGCACTGATACATCTACATCTATAGAAGAAACT ATGGGTGAACTGAAAAAACTTGTGGAGGAGGGAAAGATCAAATATATAGGTTTATCTGAAGCTAGCCCAGACACCATAAAGAGGGCACATGCAATTCATCCTATTACAGCTCTACAGATGGAATGGTCCGTCTGGACACGTGACATCGAGGAGGAGATTGTTCCTCTTTGCAG AGAGCTAGGCATCGGCATTGTTCCTTACAGCCCTCTGGGTCGAGGCTTCTTTGCTGGTAAAGCAGTTGTGGAAAGTTTACCTGTTGGTAGTCACTTG GCTACTCATCCTCGatttgttgaagaaaacttGGAGAAGAACAAACACATTTACACACGAATAGAGAAGCTTGCTGAAAAACACCAATGCTCTCCTGCTCAGCTTGCCCTTGCATGGGTTCTCGAGCAAGGCGATGATGTTGTTCCAATTCCAG GCACAACCAAGATAAAGAATTTGGATCAGAACATTGGTTCGTTGACAGTTAGGCTCAACAAAGATGACCGGAACGAAATTTCTGAGGCCGTACCCGAAAGTGAGGTAGCTGGAAATAGAACTTATGATAACATGGTTCATACAACATGGAAATACGCTATCACTCCAAAAGTGAATGACATCTCAACCTAA